One region of Mycolicibacterium lutetiense genomic DNA includes:
- a CDS encoding MlaE family ABC transporter permease has translation MTGSTAVLQTAYPRLSRAVRRPGAALGGIGDHVLFYGRALAGIPHAAAHYRKEVIRLIAEISMGAGTLAMIGGTVVIVGFLTLATGGVLAIQGYSSLGNIGIEALTGFLAAFINVRISAPIVAGIGLAATFGAGVTAQLGAMRINEEVDALESMAIRPVEYLVSTRIVAGMIAITPLYSIAVILSFLASQFTTVVLLGQSGGLYDHYFSTFLNPIDLLWSFLQALLMALAILLVHTYYGFFATGGPAGVGVAVGNAVRTSLIVVVSITLLISLAVYGSNGNFNLSG, from the coding sequence ATGACGGGGTCCACGGCAGTACTTCAGACGGCGTACCCGCGACTGTCCCGGGCGGTGCGGCGGCCCGGGGCGGCGCTGGGCGGCATCGGCGACCACGTCCTGTTCTACGGCCGGGCGCTCGCCGGAATACCGCACGCGGCCGCGCACTACCGCAAGGAAGTGATCCGGCTGATCGCCGAGATCAGCATGGGTGCAGGCACATTGGCGATGATCGGCGGAACCGTCGTGATCGTCGGGTTCCTCACCCTGGCCACCGGTGGGGTCCTGGCCATCCAGGGCTACAGCTCACTGGGCAATATCGGTATCGAGGCCCTCACCGGATTCCTCGCCGCGTTCATCAACGTCCGGATCTCGGCGCCCATCGTCGCCGGTATCGGTCTGGCCGCCACCTTCGGTGCCGGTGTCACCGCGCAGCTCGGCGCAATGCGGATCAACGAAGAGGTCGACGCGCTGGAATCGATGGCCATCCGGCCCGTCGAGTATCTGGTATCCACCCGCATCGTGGCCGGAATGATCGCGATCACCCCGCTGTACTCGATCGCGGTGATCCTGTCGTTCCTGGCCAGTCAGTTCACCACCGTCGTGCTGCTCGGGCAGTCCGGTGGTCTGTACGACCACTACTTCAGCACGTTCCTCAACCCGATCGACCTGCTCTGGTCGTTCCTGCAGGCGCTGCTGATGGCGTTGGCGATCCTGTTGGTGCACACCTACTACGGCTTCTTCGCCACCGGCGGCCCGGCCGGCGTGGGCGTCGCGGTCGGCAACGCGGTCCGGACGTCGCTGATCGTCGTCGTCTCGATCACCCTGCTGATCTCGCTGGCCGTTTACGGCTCCAACGGCAACTTCAACCTCTCCGGCTAG
- a CDS encoding MCE family protein has protein sequence MSRDAVRQLSGLATVVVIAAIVIGAIVLFRGGVAPTASVTVISPRAGLVMNADAKVKLHGAQVGKVAAIETLPDGQAALRLEMNPADLQLIPANTGVEIASSTVFGAKFVQLVPPPDPSQKSMYAGQVLDASHTTVEINTVFEQLVSVLAQIQPEKLNETLGAMAQAVDGRGDKLGQTLVDLDALLAKIAPSLPTMSHEMAVAPQVFKAYADAGPHLMDTVRSATQLSDTLVDHRNDLDALLISAIGLADVGNEVIASNSAGVTDAMRLLVPTTNLLNQYNPALTCALKGLEPLALGPPTPLPGVMLLDSFLLGTERYRYPGNLPKVAASGGPQCQGLPEVGFEQRPPFIVTDIDANPAQYGNQGILLNSDGLKQALYGPIDGPPRNTTQIGQPG, from the coding sequence ATGTCGCGTGACGCTGTACGTCAACTGAGCGGACTGGCGACGGTCGTGGTGATCGCCGCGATCGTCATCGGTGCCATCGTGCTGTTCCGCGGTGGGGTGGCGCCCACCGCGTCGGTGACCGTGATCTCTCCGCGGGCCGGTCTGGTGATGAACGCCGACGCCAAGGTCAAACTGCACGGTGCGCAGGTCGGCAAGGTCGCCGCCATCGAGACGCTGCCGGACGGGCAGGCAGCTCTCCGGTTGGAGATGAACCCTGCTGACCTGCAACTGATCCCGGCCAACACCGGGGTGGAGATCGCCTCCAGCACCGTGTTCGGCGCCAAGTTCGTCCAGCTGGTCCCGCCGCCGGATCCTTCGCAGAAATCGATGTACGCCGGTCAGGTGCTCGACGCGTCGCATACCACCGTCGAGATCAACACGGTGTTCGAGCAGCTGGTTTCGGTGCTGGCACAGATCCAACCGGAAAAGCTGAACGAGACACTGGGCGCGATGGCCCAGGCCGTCGACGGTCGAGGCGACAAGCTCGGTCAGACCCTGGTCGACCTGGACGCCTTGCTGGCCAAGATCGCCCCCAGCCTCCCGACGATGAGCCACGAGATGGCCGTCGCGCCCCAGGTGTTCAAGGCCTACGCCGACGCCGGACCGCATCTGATGGACACAGTGCGTAGCGCGACGCAACTCAGCGACACGCTCGTCGATCACCGAAATGATCTGGACGCGTTGCTGATCAGCGCGATCGGGCTGGCCGACGTCGGCAACGAGGTGATCGCGTCCAACAGCGCCGGGGTGACCGACGCGATGCGACTGCTGGTGCCGACGACGAATCTGCTCAACCAGTACAACCCGGCGCTCACCTGTGCGCTCAAGGGCTTGGAGCCGCTGGCACTCGGGCCGCCGACACCGTTGCCCGGCGTCATGCTGCTGGACTCGTTCCTCTTGGGCACCGAACGCTACCGCTACCCGGGCAACCTGCCGAAGGTGGCCGCCAGCGGCGGCCCGCAGTGCCAGGGCCTGCCTGAGGTCGGATTCGAGCAGCGGCCGCCGTTCATCGTGACCGACATCGATGCCAACCCTGCGCAGTACGGCAATCAGGGGATCCTGCTGAACTCCGACGGCCTCAAGCAGGCGCTGTACGGCCCCATCGACGGCCCGCCACGTAACACCACCCAGATAGGACAACCGGGATGA
- a CDS encoding MlaE family ABC transporter permease: MLQRQLAGPLEGVGGLFAMSVDAARFAVRRPFQWREFLDQSWFVARVSMAPTLLVAIPFTVLVSFTLNILLRELGAADLSGAGAAFGAVTQVGPMVTVLIVAGAGATAMCADLGSRTVREEIDAMEVLGINPIQRLVTPRMLASGLVALLLNSVVVIIGILGGYLFSVFVQDVNPGAFAAGITLLTGIPEVIISCVKAALFGLIAGLVACYRGLTVSGGGAKAVGNAVNETVVYAFMALFVVNVVVTAIGIQMTTR; the protein is encoded by the coding sequence ATGCTGCAGCGACAGCTCGCCGGCCCACTCGAGGGGGTGGGTGGGTTGTTCGCCATGTCGGTGGACGCCGCCAGATTCGCGGTGCGCAGGCCATTTCAATGGCGCGAGTTCCTCGACCAGTCATGGTTCGTGGCAAGGGTTTCCATGGCACCGACGCTCTTGGTGGCGATTCCGTTCACCGTCCTGGTCTCGTTCACCTTGAACATCCTCCTTCGTGAACTGGGGGCGGCCGATCTCTCCGGGGCGGGCGCGGCCTTCGGTGCCGTCACCCAGGTCGGACCCATGGTGACGGTGTTGATCGTGGCCGGCGCCGGGGCCACCGCGATGTGCGCCGATCTGGGATCGCGCACCGTCCGTGAAGAGATCGACGCCATGGAGGTGCTGGGCATCAATCCGATTCAGCGTCTGGTGACGCCCAGAATGCTCGCGTCAGGGCTGGTCGCCTTACTGCTCAACAGCGTCGTGGTGATCATCGGAATCCTTGGCGGATACCTGTTCTCGGTGTTCGTCCAAGACGTCAACCCCGGCGCGTTCGCGGCCGGTATCACCCTGCTCACCGGCATTCCGGAGGTCATCATCTCCTGCGTCAAGGCGGCATTGTTCGGGCTGATCGCCGGGCTGGTCGCCTGCTACCGCGGTCTGACCGTCTCCGGTGGCGGAGCCAAAGCGGTGGGCAACGCGGTCAACGAAACGGTGGTCTACGCCTTCATGGCCTTGTTCGTGGTCAACGTGGTGGTCACCGCCATCGGCATCCAGATGACGACGCGATGA
- a CDS encoding MCE family protein, with amino-acid sequence MLKYRGSHLIRSGLIGILLIAMVIAVGLQPQALWSWATSVKYHAVFAEAGGLTTGNDVKISGVTKGLVTDVSLSHGKALVTFTLDSTVRLGSDTTAHIRTGTMLGARMLTLEPAGAGTMRSSDTIPLTRTASPYSLTNAVGDFTNNTAGTDTAALTQSLDTLSDTIDRMAPQLGPTFEGLSRLSETLNSRNESLSNLLKSAADVTGILSKRSEQVNTLLLDANALTGVLDQRRYAIVNLLANTSGLAQQLSGLVHDNEEELAPTLKQLNSVTAMLEKNRDNVAGALAGLAKYQVTQGESVNNGFYYNAFVANLNPAQTIQPFLDYAFGFRRGTNAGQPPDNAGPRAEFPWPHNGIPGGSR; translated from the coding sequence ATGCTGAAATACCGTGGATCACACCTCATCCGGAGCGGACTCATCGGCATCTTGCTGATCGCGATGGTCATCGCGGTCGGGCTTCAGCCGCAGGCGTTGTGGTCGTGGGCGACGTCCGTCAAATACCACGCTGTGTTCGCCGAGGCCGGCGGGCTCACCACCGGTAACGACGTCAAGATCTCCGGGGTCACGAAGGGCCTCGTCACCGATGTCAGCCTGAGCCACGGCAAGGCGCTGGTGACCTTCACCCTGGACAGCACGGTCCGGCTCGGCTCCGACACCACCGCGCACATCCGGACCGGGACGATGCTCGGTGCCCGCATGCTGACCCTGGAACCGGCCGGCGCAGGCACCATGCGTTCCTCGGACACCATCCCCCTCACCAGGACGGCGTCACCGTATTCGTTGACCAACGCAGTCGGCGACTTCACCAACAACACCGCCGGCACCGATACCGCCGCGCTCACGCAGTCCCTGGATACGTTGTCGGACACCATCGACCGGATGGCACCGCAGTTGGGGCCGACGTTCGAGGGGCTGTCCCGCTTGTCGGAGACGCTGAACAGCCGCAACGAATCGCTGTCCAACCTGCTCAAGAGTGCGGCCGACGTGACCGGCATCCTGTCGAAGCGCAGCGAGCAGGTCAATACGCTGCTGCTGGACGCGAACGCGTTGACCGGGGTGCTCGACCAACGCCGGTATGCGATCGTCAACCTGCTGGCCAACACCTCGGGGCTGGCCCAGCAACTCTCCGGACTCGTCCACGACAACGAGGAAGAGCTCGCCCCCACCCTGAAGCAGCTCAACTCGGTGACGGCGATGCTGGAGAAGAACCGCGACAACGTCGCAGGCGCCCTGGCAGGTCTCGCCAAGTACCAAGTCACCCAGGGCGAATCGGTGAACAACGGCTTCTACTACAACGCCTTCGTCGCGAACCTCAACCCGGCGCAGACCATCCAGCCGTTCCTCGACTACGCGTTCGGCTTCCGGCGCGGCACCAACGCCGGACAACCACCGGACAATGCCGGTCCCCGAGCTGAATTCCCCTGGCCCCACAACGGCATTCCTGGAGGAAGTCGATGA
- a CDS encoding MCE family protein, with the protein MTRSRGTALKFGVFGVTMLLLTGALFAIMGQYRTGSTTGYSALFTDASSLKSGDSVRVAGIRIGTVNEVALQPDNTVLVRFDADREVVMTTATKIAVRYLDLVGNRYLELLEGPGSTKIQPAGSQIPLERTEPALDLDLLLGGLKPVIQGLNAQNVNALTNSLIQILQGQGGTVESMMAHTTSFTQALADNGQTVQQLIDNLKTAVATVAKDGDKFSGAVDQLQQLITGLSQERDPIGEAITALDNGTASLADLMTQARPPLSGTVDQLTRLAPLLSNSDDIARLDLSLQNAPKNYRKLVRLGAYGSFINQYVCGMNVRVTDLQGRTAYFPWIIQNSGRCGEP; encoded by the coding sequence ATGACGCGCAGCCGGGGGACCGCCCTGAAGTTCGGCGTGTTCGGAGTGACGATGCTGCTCCTGACCGGAGCACTGTTCGCGATCATGGGCCAGTACCGCACCGGGTCGACGACCGGCTATTCAGCCCTGTTCACCGACGCGTCCAGCCTGAAGTCCGGTGATTCGGTGCGGGTAGCAGGGATTCGCATCGGCACGGTCAATGAGGTTGCGCTACAACCTGACAACACCGTGCTGGTGCGCTTCGACGCGGACCGCGAAGTGGTCATGACGACCGCCACCAAGATCGCGGTGCGCTATCTGGACCTGGTCGGCAACCGCTATCTGGAGCTGCTGGAAGGCCCTGGTTCGACCAAGATCCAGCCGGCGGGTTCACAGATCCCGCTCGAGCGCACCGAGCCGGCGCTGGACCTCGACCTTCTGCTCGGTGGTCTCAAACCCGTGATCCAGGGTCTGAACGCCCAGAACGTCAACGCGTTGACGAACTCGCTGATCCAGATCCTGCAGGGCCAGGGCGGCACGGTGGAATCAATGATGGCGCATACGACTTCGTTCACCCAGGCGCTGGCCGACAACGGGCAGACCGTGCAGCAACTGATCGACAATCTGAAAACCGCCGTGGCCACCGTTGCCAAAGATGGCGACAAGTTCTCCGGCGCTGTCGATCAGCTCCAACAGCTCATCACCGGTCTGTCTCAGGAACGCGATCCCATCGGGGAGGCCATCACGGCCCTCGACAACGGCACCGCATCCCTGGCGGACCTGATGACGCAGGCCCGACCGCCGCTGTCGGGCACGGTCGATCAGCTCACCCGCCTGGCGCCGCTGCTCTCGAACTCCGACGACATCGCGCGTCTGGACCTGTCATTGCAGAACGCGCCGAAGAACTACCGCAAGCTGGTCCGGTTGGGCGCATACGGCAGCTTCATCAATCAGTACGTGTGTGGGATGAACGTCCGCGTCACCGACCTGCAGGGGCGGACCGCGTACTTCCCGTGGATCATCCAGAACTCCGGACGCTGTGGGGAGCCCTGA